A window of the Scophthalmus maximus strain ysfricsl-2021 chromosome 8, ASM2237912v1, whole genome shotgun sequence genome harbors these coding sequences:
- the LOC118312799 gene encoding BTB/POZ domain-containing protein 3 isoform X2 — protein MFYGELAEDQEEIRIPDVEPPSFLTMMKYIYCDEIDLCPDTVLATLYAAKKYIVPHLARACVNFLETSLSAKNACVLLSQSCLFEEPDLTQRCWEVIDAQAELALRSEGFCDIDTQTLESILRRETLNAKEMVVLEAALNWAEAECQRQDLSQTIENKRLVLGKAVYLIRIPTMALEDFANGAAQSGVLTLNETNDIFLWYTAANKPELLFCTKPRKGLAPQRCHRFQSCAYRSNQWRYRGRCDSIQFAVDKRVFIAGFGLYGSSCGSAEYSAKIELKRQGVPMAQRIIKFFSDGSSSTFPVWFEHPVQIEPDTFYTASVVLDGNELSYFGQEGMTEVQCGKVTFQFQCSSDSTNGTGVQGGQIPELIFYA, from the exons ATGTTCTACGGAGAACTGGCTGAGGACCAGGAAGAGATCCGGATCCCTGACGTGGAGCCGCCCTCCTTCCTCACCATGATGAA GTACATCTACTGTGACGAGATCGACCTGTGCCCCGACACGGTGCTCGCCACCCTTTATGCAGCAAAAAAGTACATCGTGCCTCACCTGGCGCGGGCCTGCGTCAACTTCCTGGAGACCAGCCTGAGCGCCAAGAACGCCTGCGTTCTGTTGTCTCAGAGCTGCCTGTTCGAGGAGCCCGACCTGACGCAGCGCTGCTGGGAGGTGATCGACGCGCAGGCCGAGCTTGCTCTGCGCTCCGAAGGCTTCTGCGACATCGACACCCAGACGCTGGAGAGCATCCTGCGGCGCGAGACGCTCAACGCCAAAGAGATGGTGGTGTTAGAGGCGGCGCTGAACTGGGCCGAGGCCGAGTGCCAACGACAGGACCTGTCGCAGACCATCGAGAACAAGCGTCTGGTGCTGGGGAAGGCCGTCTACCTGATCCGCATCCCCACCATGGCGCTGGAGGACTTTGCCAACGGAGCGGCGCAGTCCGGCGTGCTCACGCTCAACGAGACCAACGACATCTTCCTGTGGTACACCGCCGCCAACAAGCCCGAACTCTTGTTCTGCACCAAACCTCGCAAAGGCCTGGCGCCGCAGCGATGCCACCGCTTCCAGTCCTGCGCCTACAGGAGCAACCAGTGGCGGTATCGCGGCCGCTGCGACAGCATTCAGTTCGCCGTGGACAAGCGCGTCTTCATTGCCGGCTTTGGTTTGTACGGCTCCAGCTGCGGTTCGGCCGAGTACAGCGCCAAGATCGAGCTGAAGCGCCAGGGCGTGCCGATGGCCCAGAGGATCATCAAGTTCTTCTCGGACGGCTCCAGCAGCACCTTCCCCGTGTGGTTCGAGCACCCGGTGCAGATCGAGCCAGACACCTTCTACACCGCCAGCGTGGTGCTGGACGGCAACGAGCTGAGCTACTTTGGTCAGGAAGGCATGACCGAGGTGCAGTGTGGGAAAGTCACCTTCCAGTTCCAGTGCTCCTCGGACAGCACCAACGGCACCGGAGTGCAGGGAGGCCAGATCCCCGAGCTTATCTTCTACGCCTGA
- the strn gene encoding striatin, with amino-acid sequence MMDEQAGPGVFFSGNNSSSLPGGVRAPQPGDGEAAAARAQFSVPGILHFLQHEWARFEVERAQSEVERAELQAQISFLQGERRGQENLKKDLVRRIKMLEFALKQERAKYHKLKYGTELNQGEIRAPSYDSDEGNDSEAPSPPNSSHQLGWKQGRQLLRQYLQEVGYTDTILDVKSQRVRALLGLTGRDQTSESKTQLMVNGTEPSSSLKDSDVVASKPDVSDSAAALEAFKFIESAAAEFSDEDEEEEDDSEGRDKTILDLVTMVKKKPLSTPSSTTSDLSDDPDTEEALKGFDFLAGPDEQDGSAESRSGEDSVEWEKDEQSPVGELSWDVDQGLIAQLKEQYRKERKCKKGVKRPNRAKLQDMLANLRDAEDLPSLQPPVTPPSRPSVPRLSEQDAGRPDDEAMTFLPSSGKSFILGRVDEAVSNELGLGELAGLTVANEADSLAYDISNNQDALRKTWNPKFTLRSHFDSVRSLAFHPVEPVLVTASEDQTLKLWNLQKTAPAKKCAALDVEPIYTFRGHSGAVLCVTMSASGEQCFSGGVDGTIQSWNTPNPNVDPYDSYESSVLRGALCGHTDSVWGVVYSPASHRLLSCSADGTVRLWDAASTAPSLAVFNERGELGVPTSVDVVSSDPAHMVTSFSTGHIGLFNMETQQLVLKLDSAGPPDAPCRINKVLSHPTLPITVTAQEDRHIQFFDNNTGKLIHSMVAHLDSVTCLAVDPNGLYLMSGSHDCSIRLWNMESKTCIQEFTAHRKKSEESIHAVAFHPTKCYIGSAGADALAKVFV; translated from the exons ATGATGGACGAGCAGGCGGGCCCCGGCGTCTTCTTCAGCGGCAACAACAGCTCGAGTCTTCCCGGCGGCGTCAGAGCTCCTCAGCCCGGCGAcggagaggcggcggcggccaggGCTCAGTTCAGCGTCCCGGGGATCCTACACTTCCTCCAGCACGAGTGGGCCCGCTTCGAGGTGGAGCGGGCGCAGAGCGAGGTGGAGCGGGCCGAGCTGCAG GCTCAGATCTCCTTCCTGCAGGGGGAGAGACGAGGTCAAGAGAACCTGAAGAAAGACCTGGTGAGACGCATCAAGATGCTGGAGTTCGCCCTCAAGCAGGAGCG GGCCAAATACCATAAGCTGAAATATGGAACAGAATTGAACCAGGGGGAGATCAGAGCTCCAAGTTATGACTCAG ATGAGGGGAACGACAGTGAAGCTCCCAGTCCTCCAAACAGCAGCCATCAGCTCGGCTGGAAACAAGGACGCCAGCTGCTCAGACa GTACCTGCAGGAGGTGGGCTACACGGACACCATCCTGGATGTGAAGTCTCAGCGGGTGAGGGCGCTGCTCGGTCTGACCGGACGAGACCAAACGTCCGAGAGCAAAACCCAACTGATGGTGAACGGCACCGAGCCGTCGTCGTCACTGAAGGACAGCGACGTGGTCGCCAG TAAACCCGACGTGTCCGACTCGGCCGCCGCGTTGGAGGCATTCAAGTTCATCGAGAGCGCTGCTGCCGAGTTCagcgacgaggacgaggaggaggaggacgacagtgAAGGGCGCGACAAAACCATCCTGGACCTGGTTACG ATGGTGAAGAAGAAGCCGTTGTCCACGCCGTCGTccacgacctctgacctcagcgACGACCCCGACACAGAGGAGGCCCTGAAGGGTTTCGACTTCCTGGCCGGTCCGGACGAGCAGGACGGGTCGGCCGAGTCGAGGAGCGGCGAGGACAGCGTTGAGTGGG AGAAGGACGAGCAGTCTCCTGTGGGTGAACTGTCCTGGGACGTGGACCAGGGTCTGATCGCTCAGCTGAAGGAGCAGTACAGGAAGGAGCGCAAGTGCAAGAAGGGGGTGAAGA GACCGAACCGAGCCAAGCTTCAGGACATGCTGGCGAACCTGCGCGATGCTGAGGATCTTCCCTCCCTGCAGCCTCCGGTGACGCCCCCGTCCCGGCCCAGTGTCCCCAGACTCAGTGAGCAGGACGCGGGACGTCCAGACGACG aggCCATGACGTTCCTGCCGTCGTCGGGGAAGTCCTTCATCCTGGGACGAGTGGACGAGGCGGTGTCCAACGAGCTGGGACTGGGAGAACTGGCCGGACTGACTGTCGCCAACGAGGCCGACAGCCTGGCGTACGAC atCAGCAACAACCAAGACGCCCTGAGGAAGACCTGGAACCCCAAGTTCACCCTGCGGAGCCACTTCGACTCGGTCCGGAGTCTGGCCTTCCACCCGGTGGAGCCGGTCCTGGTCACCGCCTCCGAGGACCAGACCCTCAAACTGTGGAACCTCCAGAAGACGGCGCCCGCCAAGAA ATGTGCAGCTTTAGACGTGGAGCCCATCTACACGTTCAGAGGCCACAG TGGCGCCGTGCTGTGCGTCACCATGAGCGCGAGTGGAGAGCAGTGCTTCAGCGGTGGAGTGGACGGCACCATCCAGAGCTGGAACACCCCCAACCCCAACGTCGACCCCTACGACTCGTACG AGTCGTCGGTCTTGCGGGGGGCGCTGTGCGGCCATACGGACTCTGTGTGGGGTGTGGTCTACAGCCCGGCCAGCCAccgcctcctctcctgctcGGCCGACGGGACAGTGCGGCTGTGGGACGCCGCCAGCACCGCGCCGTCTCTTGCCGTGTTCAACGAGCGCGGAG agCTCGGTGTTCCGACCTCCGTGGACGTGGTGAGCAGCGACCCGGCCCACATGGTGACGTCGTTCAGCACCGGACACATCGGCCTCTTCAACATGGAGACGCAGCAGCTCGTCCTGAAGCTGGACTCTGCCGGACCGCCAG ACGCCCCCTGCAGGATCAACAAAGTGCTGAGTCATCCCACGCTGCCCATCACCGTCACGGCTCAGGAGGACCGACACATCCAGTTCTTCGACAACAACACAG GTAAACTGATCCACTCGATGGTCGCTCACCTGGACTCAGTGACGTGTCTCGCTGTGGATCCAAACGGACTGTACCTCATGTCTGGAA gTCACGACTGCTCGATCCGTCTGTGGAACATGGAGAGCAAGACGTGCATCCAGGAGTTCACCGCCCACCGCAAGAAGTCTGAGGAGTCGATCCACGCCGTGGCGTTCCACCCGACCAAGTGCTACATCGGCAGCGCCGGGGCCGACGCACTCGCCAAGGTCTTCGTATGA
- the map1lc3c gene encoding microtubule-associated proteins 1A/1B light chain 3C, which translates to MPPFDRTPLQNKPFKQRKSFATRRQEVAGIRSKFPNKIPVIIERYEREKFLPPLDKTKFLVPHELTMTQFVTIIRNRMALLPTQAFYLLISDSGLSSMSLTMAQVYKEQQDEDGFLYMTYASQEMFGH; encoded by the exons aTGCCTCCGTTCGACAGGACTCCGCTGCAGAACAAACCGTTCAAACAGAGGAAGAGCTTCG CCAcgaggaggcaggaggtggcGGGGATCCGGTCCAAGTTCCCCAACAAGATCCCG GTGATCATCGAGCGATACGAGCGGGAGAAGTTTCTTCCTCCGCTGGACAAGACCAAGTTCCTGGTCCCGCACGAGCTCACCATGACGCAGTTCGTCACCATCATCAG GAACCGGATGGCGCTGCTGCCCACGCAGGCCTTCTACCTGCTCATCAGCGACAGCGGCCTGAGCAGCATGTCGCTCACCATGGCTCAGGTGTACAAGGAGCAGCAGGACGAGGACGGATTCCTCTACATGACCTACGCCTCGCAGGAGATGTTCGGACACTGA
- the LOC118312799 gene encoding BTB/POZ domain-containing protein 3 isoform X1, whose translation MAGELFPTTTLVPPASSTSSSTSSTSSTQQYQRQNLNNNNTSAARGCCNWQGLYPTLRERNSVMFNNEMMADVHFVVGPTGGTQRVPGHKYVLAVGSSVFHAMFYGELAEDQEEIRIPDVEPPSFLTMMKYIYCDEIDLCPDTVLATLYAAKKYIVPHLARACVNFLETSLSAKNACVLLSQSCLFEEPDLTQRCWEVIDAQAELALRSEGFCDIDTQTLESILRRETLNAKEMVVLEAALNWAEAECQRQDLSQTIENKRLVLGKAVYLIRIPTMALEDFANGAAQSGVLTLNETNDIFLWYTAANKPELLFCTKPRKGLAPQRCHRFQSCAYRSNQWRYRGRCDSIQFAVDKRVFIAGFGLYGSSCGSAEYSAKIELKRQGVPMAQRIIKFFSDGSSSTFPVWFEHPVQIEPDTFYTASVVLDGNELSYFGQEGMTEVQCGKVTFQFQCSSDSTNGTGVQGGQIPELIFYA comes from the exons ATGGCCGGAGAGCTGTTCCCCACCACAACGCTGGTCCCCCCCGCGAGCAGcacctcgtcctccacctcctccacctcctccacccagcAGTACCAGCGGCAGaacctgaacaacaacaacacctccGCCGCACGCGGCTGTTGCAACTGGCAGGGCCTGTACCCCACCCTCCGGGAGAG AAACTCAGTCATGTTCAACAATGAGATGATGGCCGACGTTCACTTCGTGGTCGGACCGACCGGTGGGACGCAGAGAGTTCCAGGACACAAG tACGTCCTGGCGGTCGGCAGCTCCGTGTTCCACGCCATGTTCTACGGAGAACTGGCTGAGGACCAGGAAGAGATCCGGATCCCTGACGTGGAGCCGCCCTCCTTCCTCACCATGATGAA GTACATCTACTGTGACGAGATCGACCTGTGCCCCGACACGGTGCTCGCCACCCTTTATGCAGCAAAAAAGTACATCGTGCCTCACCTGGCGCGGGCCTGCGTCAACTTCCTGGAGACCAGCCTGAGCGCCAAGAACGCCTGCGTTCTGTTGTCTCAGAGCTGCCTGTTCGAGGAGCCCGACCTGACGCAGCGCTGCTGGGAGGTGATCGACGCGCAGGCCGAGCTTGCTCTGCGCTCCGAAGGCTTCTGCGACATCGACACCCAGACGCTGGAGAGCATCCTGCGGCGCGAGACGCTCAACGCCAAAGAGATGGTGGTGTTAGAGGCGGCGCTGAACTGGGCCGAGGCCGAGTGCCAACGACAGGACCTGTCGCAGACCATCGAGAACAAGCGTCTGGTGCTGGGGAAGGCCGTCTACCTGATCCGCATCCCCACCATGGCGCTGGAGGACTTTGCCAACGGAGCGGCGCAGTCCGGCGTGCTCACGCTCAACGAGACCAACGACATCTTCCTGTGGTACACCGCCGCCAACAAGCCCGAACTCTTGTTCTGCACCAAACCTCGCAAAGGCCTGGCGCCGCAGCGATGCCACCGCTTCCAGTCCTGCGCCTACAGGAGCAACCAGTGGCGGTATCGCGGCCGCTGCGACAGCATTCAGTTCGCCGTGGACAAGCGCGTCTTCATTGCCGGCTTTGGTTTGTACGGCTCCAGCTGCGGTTCGGCCGAGTACAGCGCCAAGATCGAGCTGAAGCGCCAGGGCGTGCCGATGGCCCAGAGGATCATCAAGTTCTTCTCGGACGGCTCCAGCAGCACCTTCCCCGTGTGGTTCGAGCACCCGGTGCAGATCGAGCCAGACACCTTCTACACCGCCAGCGTGGTGCTGGACGGCAACGAGCTGAGCTACTTTGGTCAGGAAGGCATGACCGAGGTGCAGTGTGGGAAAGTCACCTTCCAGTTCCAGTGCTCCTCGGACAGCACCAACGGCACCGGAGTGCAGGGAGGCCAGATCCCCGAGCTTATCTTCTACGCCTGA